In Acidobacteriota bacterium, the sequence GGCCTGAGCTGTAGGGTGGGCCGGGTGGGTGCCGCCCAAGCCTGAATTTTTCTGACATTATAAGGTTGTGGAGTGATTCGATGACTGATCCAATCGCAGACATGCTGACACGGATGCGCAATGCGCTCAGTGCCCGACATCAAAAAGTTGATGTCCCGGCTTCAAAAATGAAGCTCGAGATTGCGCGAATCTTAAAAGAAGAAGGTTATATCAATAATTACAAGGTGGCTGGTGAAAGCCCCAAGCGGATGATTCGCCTCTACCTGCGGTACGGTCCCAAGGGTGAGCCGGTCATTAACGTGTTGCAGCGCGTTTCACGACCTGGCTGCCGGCGCTATATCTCCAGCACTGAAATCCCAAATGTCTTGGGTGGCCTGGGGATCAATATTGTCAGCACCTCACACGGGATTATGACCGGGAAACAAGCCCGGAAAACCAAAGTTGGCGGCGAACTGGTCTGTCAAATTTACTAATTCAGCGTTGGCCGATCTGATGGGCAAGAACTGAGCAATGATCAGCCAGAAGAGGTAGTGAGAAAAGCATATGTCACGAGTTGGAAAGAAGCCAATTCCTCTGCCTTCGGGCGTTTCGGTGAACATCACACCTGAAAAAATCGATGTCAAAGGTCCGAAAGGGGCGCTTGAAACCAAAGTTCCTTCCGGTCTGAGCCTGCGACAAGAAGGGGCAACCCTGGTGATTGAACGAGCCGGCGATGAATTTGCAGCCTTGCATGGTCTGGTTCGGGCCCTGGTTGCCAATGCGGTCAAAGGTGTGACTGACGGGTTTGTTCAGCAAATGGATGTGGTTGGCGTCGGTTATAAGGCCGAATTAAAAGGTCGGATGATCGCCTTCAGCCTTGGATATTCACACCCCGTGGAGTTTACGCTTCCGCAAGGAATCGATTGCAAAATTGAAAAACTCCCCCGACAGATCCCCCAGTACCAGACAACCGTCACTTTAACCGGGATTGATAAGCACCAGTTGGGACAGGTCGCGGCTGATCTTCACTCCCTGCGCAAGCCAGATGCTTATAAAGGAAAGGGAATCCGTTACACCAACCGTGTAACACGTCTCAAGCCTGGAAAAACTGGCGGCAAAGGCGGCAAGAAGTAACAGCAACCGTCGTCACAGCTCAGCCGCAACGTTGGGTTGATCTCTCTGGAGGCCGGACATTGGGGAATCCCCGTTTCCTGTTTTGCGACCCAGGCTGGCACATTGATCAGGTTACAAGTATAAGAGGAGTGAATTATGGCATTAAAAGAGCGTGCAGAGGTGCGGAAGGCAATCCACCGGCGTATTCGCAAGAAAGTGTTCGGAACCCCCGAACGCCCACGCCTGTGCGTGTTTCGCAGCTTGAAGCACATCACCGTGCAAATTATTGATGATTCAAAAGGCGAAACATTGTGCTCGGCTTCAACGGTTGAAAAAACGTTGCGCGAACAATCAGGCGGCAATATCCAGGCTGCACAAGCCATTGGCAAATTGATTGCAACCCGGGCGAAGGAAAAAGGGATTGACGCTGTGGTGTTTGATCGGGGCGGGTATATCTACCATGGTCGCGTCCGCCACTTAGCTGAAGCCGCCCGTGAAGCCGGTCTCAAGTTTTAATAAATGGGGAGCGTACGATGCAACGAATCAACCCGGATGGACTCGATTTAAAGGATAACGTAATTTCGATTAACCGCGTGACCAAGGTGGTCAAGGGCGGTAAAAACATGAGCTTCAGCGTGCTGGTAGTGGTTGGTGACAACAATGGAGTGGTTGGCTTTGGAAGTGGGAAAGCCAAGGAAGTGCCCATTGCCATTCGCAAAGCGGTTGAATCAGCCAAGAAGAACCTGGTTCGGATTCCACTCGAAGGTCACACGTTGACACACCCGATGATTGGAAACTATGGAGCTGGGAAAGTCATGCTGAAACCGGCGCCGGAAGGAACTGGCGTTATTGCCGGTGCGGCTGTCCGTTCCATCATGCAGGCTTTAGGCGTCCAGAACGTGGTCACCAAAGTCATTGGCTCCAACAACCCCCATAACATCGTGCGGGCTACCTTTGATGGCCTGGGCAGGATGAAAAGCCGTGACGATATCGCCCGCATTCGCGGAAAACGGCCAGAGGAGTTATAAGCCATGAGCGAGATAAACAGCGGAAAAGGAACAACGGCCCGCATTAAGATTCAATGGTATCGGAGCTTTATTTCCGCTCCCAAAACCCATAAAACCATTGTGCGCAGCCTGGGATTTACCAAACTGCAGCAAATTGTCGAGCGCCCAGATACCCCCAGCACCCGTGGGGCCGTGGCAAAAGTACCGCACCTGCTGCGGATTGTGGAAGAATAAACCCACGACTGAGCCACTGCACCAGATCGAGCTTCAGGATGTTGGTTGGAGCAACTCAAAACAAGCTCAGACCCTGATTAACTGCTGATAAAATTGTAAGGAGGTTGCAGCTCCCCGCCGAAAAGGCTGTTCGGTTTACGTTCTCACGTAAACCCGCAACCGGGCTCAAAATCGGATCAAGCTGCAAGGAGACTTCGATGGCGATTGGATTGCACAACCTGGAAGCCCCAAAGGGGGCAAATAAACGGAAAAAGCGTGTTGGTCGTGGACCTGGTTCTGGTCACGGAAAAACTTCAACTCGCGGCCATAAAGGGCAAAAATCACGTTCAGGATATTCCTCGATGCGGGGTTTTGAAGGCGGTCAGATGCCATTACATCGCCGGCTGCCCAAGCGGGGATTTACCAACATCTTCAAAAAAGAGTGGACTGAAATCAACTTAAAGATGTTGGACCGCTGGTATGAAGCCAACGATACCGTCACGCCTGAGAGCCTGGTTGAAAAAGGAGTTGTCAGCAAGCTTGCGAAAGATGGCGTCGTGGTGTTGGCCAATGGTGAGTTGACCAAACCTCTGAAAGTACAGGCCCATCGGTTTAGCGACAAAGCGAAAGCCAAGATTGAAGCTGCCGGCGGCACTGTTGAAGTGTGCTAATCAGCTCCGCGTTTCCTGATCGCCCCTTTTCAAGGTTGGCCTGGCCAGGAAACGCTTCGCTTTATATATTGATTGGTACGTTATTTGCATATTTACCTTAGAAACTCCCCTGAAGTGGAATTTTTCGACAGAAGAATCACGATGGGTGTTCACCCAACCCTTCACGGAGTTTGACCTCCCACGCGCTTCACATCTTGAGAAGCCTATCCACGCCGAAGAAGTTAAATACAGAGTGCCGCGAACTTCAGTTGCGTCTGTATTTTCCGGATTCCACACCTCTCCTGAGGATGTATGTTTGACCAGATCGTAAAGAGCTTTCGCAATATTTTTTCTGTTCCAGAGCTGCGGAATCGCATTTTCTATACTCTGGGAATGTTGATTGTCTACCGCGTTGGCAGCCACATTCGAACACCTGGAATTGATCCTGACAAATTAAGTGATCTGTGGCGAGACCTGCAGAATTCACTGGTTGGGGTGCTGGATCTGTTTTCAGGTGGAAATTTTCGGGTGGTTTCGATCTTCGCATTGGGAATCACTCCCTACATCACGTCCTCAATTATTCTCCAGTTGATGACCGTGGTTTGGCCTTATTTGAAGAAGTTGCAGGAAGAAGGCGAACTGGGCCGGCGAAAAATCAACCAGTATACCCGCTACCTGACGATTGTCCTGTCATTGATTCAATCCATGACAATTGCTTTGTGGCTCAACGGCCAGCCTGGATTAGTCGTGGGTGGTTCAAGCGTCTGGTTTATTTTTGTGACGATGGTTACCCTGAGCACTGGAACGGCTTTCGTGATGTGGATTGGGGAGCAGATCACTGAACGGGGAATTGGGAATGGAATCAGCTTGCTGATTTTTGCGGGAATCGTGATTCGCCTGCCCGATGCGCTCCAGCAATTGGTGACCAAAGCCCAGTCTGACCCAACCTCAGCCTTGAGTGTGATTTTACTGGTGGTTGTGATGGTGGCGGTCATTGCTGGTGTGGTGTTTATGGAGCGAGGACAGCGCAAGATCTCGATTCACTATGCCCGCCGTCAGGTTGGTAAGCAACAAACAGCGGGTCATTCCACCTATATGCCTCTGCGGCTGAACATGGCCGGAGTGATCCCGGTGATTTTTGCCTCATCAATTCTGACTTTCCCTCAGACTGTGGCACAGTTCATCAAATCAGAATATGTTCAGAACGTAACTCAGATGTTGCGAACTGGTCACCCTCTGTATGATCTGATCTTTGTATCGTCAATCATTTTCTTTACCTTCTTCTACGTGTCGATTGTCTTTAACACCGACGAAGTGGCAGAGAATCTTCGCAAATACGGTGGGTTTATCCCTGGAATTCGACCCGGGAAACGAACGGCTGATTATTTAAACTCAGTTTTGACCCGGTTGACCACGGTGGGGGCTATTTATTTAGCCGTCGTCTGTATCATCCCTCAATTTATCATCACTGGGTTTGAAGTCAGTGCCTTACCATTGATTGGTGAAAAACTGTACACGGTGTTGAACTCAAACCCTGCCACAAGCTGGATTATCAAAGGGTTAGGTTTCAATTTCTACTTTGGTGGAACTTCACTTTTGATTGTGGTCGGTGTGGCAATGGATACAGTCCAACAAATTGAATCGCAGTTGATTATGCGGCATTACGACGGGTTCCTGCGCAAAGGCCGAATCCGTGGCCGGCGAGGGTAACCCCAGGACTCAATCCAGCCAGCCACTTTCCTGACTGGCTGACCCGTTGTGGCGGGTATGTCATGGGAAAGAAATTGGAGGGAATGTGGCCACCACAGTTATCTTGATGGGAGCACCAGGAGCCGGCAAAGGAACGCAGGCTCGATTGATAACTGAAGTTTTCGGATTTCCCCACATTTCAACGGGCGAGTTGCTTCGTGAAATAGCGAAGCAAGAAACACCACTCGCTGAGCGTGTGCGCCAGGTCCTGGCGACTGGAAACTTTGTCTCCGATGAAATACTGGCTGACCTCGTTACTGAACGAACCAGCCATAGTGATTGTCAGAATGGATATATCCTGGACGGGTATCCCCGAACCAGGCCGCAACTGGAATTTTTAGAAACTTTGGTCCATCGGCAGGGAACCCGTCTGATCGCCATTGAAATTTCAGTTCCACGGGAAGTGCTGTTTCAACGATTGACCGGAAGACGGACCTGCGGACAGTGCGGCGCGATTTACAATTTGTATTTCGTCCCACCGGCTGTGGCTGGAATATGTGACCACTGTGGATCAAGCAACCTGCAACAACGAGATGATGACCGGGAAGATGTGGTTGATACCCGACTGACCAATTATGCTGAGTTAACTGAGCCTCTCGTTCGATCCTTTCAAGAAAAAGGAGTCTTACGCGTGATTGATGGAAATCAAGATGTTGAGGCGGCCTTTGCTGAGTTAAAACGGGCGCTCGAATCTGAGTCTGCTGCTGCCTGGTGAGAGAAGCGATACGGTATGGTCATTGCCAAATCAAAAGCAGAAATTGAAAAAATGTATCGAGCCGGCCAGTTGGTCGGGACCCTGCTGAAAGAACTGTGCGCAATGGCCCAACCGGGAGTTACCACTGAGGATCTCGACCGCTTTGCGATTTCCTGGCTCAAAGAACGAAATGCCATTTCGCCATTCAAGGGGTACCGGGGATATCCAAAACACATTTGCACATCAATCAATGATGAAATTGTTCATGGAATCCCCTCCTCATCCCGAATTCTCAAAAATGGTGACATCATCAGCATTGACTGTGGCGCCACTCTGGATGGGTATGTTGGGGATACCGCAGCCACAATTGGCGTTGGAACGATTACTGAGTCCGCCAAAGCGTTGATCAAACACACGGAAGCCTCGCTCTTTCAGGCGGTTGATCAAATGCGATTGGGAAATCGGCTCTACGATATCTCATATGCGGTTCAATCTTACATTGAGCCACTGAGTTATAGTCTGGTTCGGGAGTTTTGTGGTCACGGTATTGGTCGCCGAATGCACGAAGATCCACAGGTTCCCAATCGGGGACGTCCGAACACGGGACAGCGGTTACGGGTCGGATGGGTACTAGCCGTTGAACCAATGGTCAATGCCGGCACTCACGCCATTCGGGTATTAAATGACGGATGGACAGCGGTCACCTTAGATGGTCAACTCTCTGCCCACTTTGAACATACCATCGCCATTACCGAAGAGGGCCCACGAGTTTTAACACTGGTTGATTGATTCAGGGACTTGATCCTTTACAACCGCTTCTTTTTTATGCTAGTCTGCGCGGTTCGCTAAACTCCCTCCACTTTTCCTAAGTGCAAACCATCATTTCAACCTATTACGCTCCACTGAAGGGGGATATGTCTAAGGAAGATTCAATTGAAGTCATGGCGTCGGTGCTTGAAGCCTTACCCAATGCCACTTTTCGCGTCGAACTTGAAAATAAACACAAAGTATTAGCCCGAATCTCTGGGAAGATGCGCAAGAATTTTATCAAAATTTTGCCAGGGGATAAGGTATTGGTCGAACTCTCGCCCTATGACCTGACCCGAGGCCGGATCGTGTATCGCTACAAGTAATTCATATCAAAGACCGAAAACTTTGATCCCGGGGTTTCACCCGAAACCGCAAGAACTCACGATTGTTTTTCATTGTTGCTGGGAGAGTTATGAAAGTACGTGCGTCAGTAAAAAAAATCTGCGATAAGTGCAAACTTATTCATCGCAAAGGGATTGTGCGCGTTATCTGCGAGAATCCTAAACACAAGCAGCGTCAAGGATAACCTTCCTCAAGAATGAGGAGTGGCCTCACGCCTGAAATTAATTGCAACCAACGGAAGTTCAACCATTTTGACTGGGAATACGCAACATGGCACGTGTAGCTGGAATTGATTTACCTCAAAATAAACGCGCCGAAATCGGTTTAACCTACATTTACGGCATCGGACGTTCACGCGCGAACCTGATTCTTGAGGAAGCGAATGTCGATAAAAATCGGAGAATTCGGGATCTGAGCGAAGATGAACTGACCCGGATTCGGACCGTCATTGATCGCCAGGGTGATGTAGAAGGCGATCTGCGCAAACGAATTCAACTCGACATTAAGCGCCTGGTGGAAATTCAATGCTATCGCGGGATTCGTCACCGCAAAGGTTTGCCGGTCCGTGGACAGCGGACACATACCAATGCACGTACCCGCAAAGGTCCACGTCGGGCGACGGTGGCCAAGAAGAAAGCCCCTGGTAAGAAGTAAGCGACGGGTATCCTTTGACATGGGCGGGCCACCCTGGTGGTCTCCTTCAGGATTAATTCACTGTTTATCACTTGAGTAAGAATACAATGGCCAAGAAGACGACAACTGCTGGAAAAGCGGGAGCAAAAAAGAAAATTTTTAAAAAACGGGAACGCAAAAATGTGCCGCAAGGCATTGTGCACATTCAAGCGACCTTTAATAACACGCTCGTCAGCATTACCGACCTGGATGGAAATCTGGTGAGCGCCAGCAGTGCTGGGGCATTGGGCTTTAAGGGATCTCGCAAGGGAACTCCGTTTGCTGCTCAGCAGGCTGCGGCACGAGCGGCAATTCAGGCTAAGGAAAATGGCATGCAACTGGCTGAAGTCCGGG encodes:
- the rpsH gene encoding 30S ribosomal protein S8 — protein: MTDPIADMLTRMRNALSARHQKVDVPASKMKLEIARILKEEGYINNYKVAGESPKRMIRLYLRYGPKGEPVINVLQRVSRPGCRRYISSTEIPNVLGGLGINIVSTSHGIMTGKQARKTKVGGELVCQIY
- the rplF gene encoding 50S ribosomal protein L6 → MSRVGKKPIPLPSGVSVNITPEKIDVKGPKGALETKVPSGLSLRQEGATLVIERAGDEFAALHGLVRALVANAVKGVTDGFVQQMDVVGVGYKAELKGRMIAFSLGYSHPVEFTLPQGIDCKIEKLPRQIPQYQTTVTLTGIDKHQLGQVAADLHSLRKPDAYKGKGIRYTNRVTRLKPGKTGGKGGKK
- a CDS encoding 50S ribosomal protein L18, with protein sequence MALKERAEVRKAIHRRIRKKVFGTPERPRLCVFRSLKHITVQIIDDSKGETLCSASTVEKTLREQSGGNIQAAQAIGKLIATRAKEKGIDAVVFDRGGYIYHGRVRHLAEAAREAGLKF
- the rpsE gene encoding 30S ribosomal protein S5 translates to MQRINPDGLDLKDNVISINRVTKVVKGGKNMSFSVLVVVGDNNGVVGFGSGKAKEVPIAIRKAVESAKKNLVRIPLEGHTLTHPMIGNYGAGKVMLKPAPEGTGVIAGAAVRSIMQALGVQNVVTKVIGSNNPHNIVRATFDGLGRMKSRDDIARIRGKRPEEL
- the rpmD gene encoding 50S ribosomal protein L30; translated protein: MSEINSGKGTTARIKIQWYRSFISAPKTHKTIVRSLGFTKLQQIVERPDTPSTRGAVAKVPHLLRIVEE
- the rplO gene encoding 50S ribosomal protein L15 — its product is MGLHNLEAPKGANKRKKRVGRGPGSGHGKTSTRGHKGQKSRSGYSSMRGFEGGQMPLHRRLPKRGFTNIFKKEWTEINLKMLDRWYEANDTVTPESLVEKGVVSKLAKDGVVVLANGELTKPLKVQAHRFSDKAKAKIEAAGGTVEVC
- the secY gene encoding preprotein translocase subunit SecY — its product is MFDQIVKSFRNIFSVPELRNRIFYTLGMLIVYRVGSHIRTPGIDPDKLSDLWRDLQNSLVGVLDLFSGGNFRVVSIFALGITPYITSSIILQLMTVVWPYLKKLQEEGELGRRKINQYTRYLTIVLSLIQSMTIALWLNGQPGLVVGGSSVWFIFVTMVTLSTGTAFVMWIGEQITERGIGNGISLLIFAGIVIRLPDALQQLVTKAQSDPTSALSVILLVVVMVAVIAGVVFMERGQRKISIHYARRQVGKQQTAGHSTYMPLRLNMAGVIPVIFASSILTFPQTVAQFIKSEYVQNVTQMLRTGHPLYDLIFVSSIIFFTFFYVSIVFNTDEVAENLRKYGGFIPGIRPGKRTADYLNSVLTRLTTVGAIYLAVVCIIPQFIITGFEVSALPLIGEKLYTVLNSNPATSWIIKGLGFNFYFGGTSLLIVVGVAMDTVQQIESQLIMRHYDGFLRKGRIRGRRG
- a CDS encoding adenylate kinase; translation: MATTVILMGAPGAGKGTQARLITEVFGFPHISTGELLREIAKQETPLAERVRQVLATGNFVSDEILADLVTERTSHSDCQNGYILDGYPRTRPQLEFLETLVHRQGTRLIAIEISVPREVLFQRLTGRRTCGQCGAIYNLYFVPPAVAGICDHCGSSNLQQRDDDREDVVDTRLTNYAELTEPLVRSFQEKGVLRVIDGNQDVEAAFAELKRALESESAAAW
- the map gene encoding type I methionyl aminopeptidase: MVIAKSKAEIEKMYRAGQLVGTLLKELCAMAQPGVTTEDLDRFAISWLKERNAISPFKGYRGYPKHICTSINDEIVHGIPSSSRILKNGDIISIDCGATLDGYVGDTAATIGVGTITESAKALIKHTEASLFQAVDQMRLGNRLYDISYAVQSYIEPLSYSLVREFCGHGIGRRMHEDPQVPNRGRPNTGQRLRVGWVLAVEPMVNAGTHAIRVLNDGWTAVTLDGQLSAHFEHTIAITEEGPRVLTLVD
- the infA gene encoding translation initiation factor IF-1: MSKEDSIEVMASVLEALPNATFRVELENKHKVLARISGKMRKNFIKILPGDKVLVELSPYDLTRGRIVYRYK
- the rpmJ gene encoding 50S ribosomal protein L36: MKVRASVKKICDKCKLIHRKGIVRVICENPKHKQRQG
- the rpsM gene encoding 30S ribosomal protein S13, with the protein product MARVAGIDLPQNKRAEIGLTYIYGIGRSRANLILEEANVDKNRRIRDLSEDELTRIRTVIDRQGDVEGDLRKRIQLDIKRLVEIQCYRGIRHRKGLPVRGQRTHTNARTRKGPRRATVAKKKAPGKK
- the rpsK gene encoding 30S ribosomal protein S11, yielding MAKKTTTAGKAGAKKKIFKKRERKNVPQGIVHIQATFNNTLVSITDLDGNLVSASSAGALGFKGSRKGTPFAAQQAAARAAIQAKENGMQLAEVRVKGPGSGRESAIRAVQAAGIDVKVIKDVTPIPHNGCRPRKRRRV